Part of the Ctenopharyngodon idella isolate HZGC_01 chromosome 8, HZGC01, whole genome shotgun sequence genome, tatttataagttataataaatttatataatatggATTTAACAAATGGGGCGTGTACCAAAGCTTGAAAGAGAGATGTGATTGGCTAAAGTTTGGCTGACGGTGTATTGTTTTGTTGCGTCACGTCCTAGTACTCGAAACGCACTTCCCACTGAAAGGAGAGCTGCTGTGTTTCTGTTATTGAGTTGTCATCAGCATTCATCTCATCATCGCTGAGGTTCTGCTGTCAGGCAGATAAACAGCTAATATGGTCTGTAATCGATTTTAAGCAACCTTTAAATTTGCCTTTTAGCATTACGtcttttattgttattactgtAAGAACTGGCTAGCTAATGCTAAGCTAAAAGCAGTAGAAAGCTGCACTGTCACTGTGGCAGAAATCATAagatgtttgtttattattaaactgacatttgaaattattcagacatttaagAGATTTACAAGAAAGGAATACAGGAATGCTATAACATAAACAATTCTGACTAAGGAGACAGTAACATTAGAAGTGCAGCAATAAAAGTTCTATTATTATTgcttttgttattaaaaaagcaataataatggattatatattatatatattataatatatatatatatatatatatatatatatatatatataaagtatacaaAAACCATGTATTCTTCaaggtttgtgttttaaatttttCTGTCCTCTTCCTCCATCAGTTCTCCTTCAACATGTTTGAGCCCCATCTGGGCCGGGGTTTCCAGAACCGTTTCTCCGCCCAGTACCGGTGTTATTCTGTGTCCATGCTGCCAGGGCCCAATGACCGCTCTGATGTGGACAAAGGAGGAAAGAGTATGTCATGGTCTATAATACTGTAAAGATGTTTCCACATGTTACACAATATATTTTGTAGATCTTGGGTTGCATTTCATTGAACTAATGCAGATGTCATGTTGTATTTTCAGTAATCATGCCTCCGTCTGCCTTGGACCAGCTGAGTAAGTTACATGCAGttcattaaatatgaaaaacctTCCAACTTTACTGTCATGTCCTGTTTATCGATTTCAAATGTGGTTTGTTTTTTCAGGCAGACTTAACATCACATATCCCATGCTGTTCAAACTCACCAACAAGAATTCAGACAGAATGACACACTGTGGCGTTCTGGAGTTTGTGGCAGATGAAGGCATCTGTTATCTCCCTCACTGGGTATAAAATATACAGCAGATAGGCTGTTACCGGATCTGATTTGCTTTAGACATGTTATTATTCAGGATATCAAAATGTTGATCATGTTTTCAGATGATGCAGAACTTGTTGTTGGAGGAGGGCGGGTTGGTCCAGGTGGAAAGCGTCAATCTCATGGTGGCCACATACTCCAAATTCCAGCCACAGAGTCCAGACTTCCTGGATATCACGAATCCTAAAGCTGTGTACGCTAACAAAACATGCACCTTTtacactaaaatatatttttaacagtatATCAGCTAATATCTAGATCTCAATGTGcaatatttcctttttttatccAGATTAGAGAATGCTTTGAGGAATTTCGCCTGTTTGACCACAGGAGATGTGATCGCTATCAGTTATAATGAAAAGGTGATTGTTTGTTACTCAGTATAATGATTTATGTGGTAAAAACCCTGATACACTAAGCCAGAAATGTCTGTCTTCCAGGTCTATGAGTTACGTGTCATGGAGACCAAACCAGACAAGGCTGTGTCCATCATTGAGTGTGACATGAACGTAGGGatgcttatttttttactgtttacataatatatgaaCACACCTAACCCTACTgactttgtttttgaaagaaagaaaaaagaaattaatacttttatttagcaagggtgcattaaattgatcagaagtgacagtaaagacatttataatgttacaaaagattcttatTTTGAATCttggaaaaaaaatggttcacagtttccacaaacattaactgttttcaacatcaatgataatcagaaatgtttcttgagcagcaaatcagcatattagaatgatttctgaaggaccatgtgacactgaaaattcagctttgatcaaaggaataaattacatattaaaatgtagttattttaaattgtaatatttcacaaaattgctgatttaactgtatttttgatcacataaatgcagccttattgagcataagagacttctttaaaaaaaaataatttttatatttacataataaaaaccTCAGTTTTTCTCCAATTTCACTATTTTTTTGTTCATCAGGTGGACTTTGATGCTCCTCTTGGCTACAAAGAACCAGAGAGACACATGCCGCATCCTGAAGAACCAACAGTGTGTTCTGACTATTCATTTCATCACACTTTAGCTCAGTATTTTGATTATAATTcacataaatgttgttcttaCTGATCCTGCATTTGTCATTCTGCTGTAGGAAGAGGAAACAGATCCCAGTAACTATGACGTGGACTTGGGTTTCAGAGTAAGTCAAACAATGATTATCATTACCGCAGTTTAATGCTCCTTTATAAATGTTATGAAATTGAATGTTACCTTGACAATTTGTTAAGACTTGTC contains:
- the ufd1l gene encoding ubiquitin recognition factor in ER-associated degradation protein 1 — its product is MFSFNMFEPHLGRGFQNRFSAQYRCYSVSMLPGPNDRSDVDKGGKIIMPPSALDQLSRLNITYPMLFKLTNKNSDRMTHCGVLEFVADEGICYLPHWMMQNLLLEEGGLVQVESVNLMVATYSKFQPQSPDFLDITNPKAVLENALRNFACLTTGDVIAISYNEKVYELRVMETKPDKAVSIIECDMNVDFDAPLGYKEPERHMPHPEEPTEEETDPSNYDVDLGFRAFTGSGNRLDGKKKGIEPSPAPLDPSDIKRGIPNYEFKVGKITFIRNSRQQPRKTDLDDLATNFIAFSGEGQSLRKKGRKP